The sequence below is a genomic window from Streptomyces sp. V1I1.
GTCGGGCAGCCCGTCCGCGACGGGCCGGGCGTCACCGGGCGTCCCTACGACCACGACCACGCCCACATCCGGCTCCGGGGGCGGCTCCGGCTCGGGTGGCGGCTCCGGCGGTGGGGGCGGCGAGCCCGAGCCGCCCATCGCACCGGCGCCCCCGTCCCAGCAGGCCCCGGCCGGCGGCACCGACCGGGTACCCCTACGACGGCGACCTGTGCCCGGGCGGCGACCACGGCCCGTATCTCCAGGTCTACGGCGGCTCCGGAAGGAACCAGACGGCCCAGATCACCGCCAGGGAGGGGCACTTCACCTGCGACGACAAGGACGACCCACGCTGGACGACCACCGGCGCCGCGGCGGGCCCCCTCCCGCTGAACGAGGACGCGCACATCACGGTCACCACGCCTTTCGTCCCGGCGGGGCAGCGCAAGGCGGTCACCGCGGCGGACTTCCTCGCGAAGGTCAAGAAGGTCAATGCGTACGGGAAGAGGCAGGTCCTGGTCTTCCACTACCAGACGGACGGCGACAGCGTCTGGATCCTCAACCAGATCGACCCGGCACAGTACTAGCCCGGGGCCCGGCCCCGCACGCCCTTCGGGCTTTGTCCTCAACCCCCGGAAGGGCTGAAAATCCAGCCCCGCCGACGCTTGAGGCGTGGTCCCGGACGCGAAATCCAGCCTCGTCGGCGTTTGAGGCGCGGGGCGCGGGGCGGAGCCCCGGTTAGAGCCGAATGTCCAGCCCCGCCGGCGTTTGAGGCGCGGGGTCCGGGGCGGAGCCCCGGTCAGAGCCGAATGTCCAGCCCCGCCGGCGTTTGAGGCGCGGGGTCCGGGGCGGAGCCCCGGTCAGAGCCGAATGTCCAGCCCCGCCGGCGTTTGAGGCGCGGGGTCCGGGGCGGAGCCCCGAAGCAAGCCCCGCCGGCCATTGAGGCGCGGGGCCCCGGTCAGTGCTCCCGCGCAGGCGCCTGCTCCAGCGGCGGCGCGACCACCCCGCAGTTGACCCTGCACTCCGGCCGCGGCCCCACCGCCCCTCGCACCCCCCTCCGCACCGTCGACCAGGCGATGAGCGACCCCACCACCAGCACCCCCGCACACATCGGCATCGCCCGCCGGAACGTCTCCCCGAACTCCTCCGCCGAGCGGTACGCCTCCGGCCCCATCCCGGCCAGCAGCGGCAGCGCCGCCACCGCGAGCAGACCGGCCACGCGGGCCGCCGCGTTGTTGATGCCGCTCGCGAGCCCCGCCCGCCCGGTTTCCACGGACGCCAGCACCGTCGCGGTCAGCGGCGCGACCAGGGTCACCATGCCCAGACCCATCACCAGCAGCGCGGGCAGTACATCGCTTACGTACGACGCGTTCTCGCCCACGCGGAGCATCAGCAGCATCCCGCCCGCGCAGAGCAGCGGGCCCACGGTGAGCGGGATGCGCGGGCCGATCCGCTCCCCCAACTCGCCCGATTTCGCGGACAGGAGCAGCATCAGCACGGTGGTGGGCAGCAGCGCGGTCCCGGCGCCGAGCGCCGAGTAGCCGGACACCACCTGGAGTTGCAGGGCGACCAGGAAGAAGAACCCGGCGAAGGCCGCGTACACGCACAGCGTCACCAGATTGACCGCGGTGAACTGCCGTGAGCGGAAGATCGACGGCGGCAGCATCGGGTCCGGCCGCCGCCGCTCGACCACCACGAACGCCGCCCCGAAGACCACGCCCGCGACGCCCGCCCACACCTGCGGCGCGATGAGCCCGTACGTCACCAGCGCCAGCGACGTCGCGCCGAGCACCGCCCCGAGCACATCGAACCGGCCGTGGTGCTCCGGGTCGCGCGACTCCGGCACATGCTTCAGTGCGACCGGTACGCAAAGCGCGGCCAGCGGCACGTTGATGAAGAAGATCCAGCGCCAGCCGGGCCCGTCGACGAGCCAGCCGCCGAGGAACGGCCCGACCGCCGCGCCGACGCCGCCGAGCCCCGACCAGAGCCCCACCGCGCGGGCCCGGTCGTCAGGGTGGAAGCTCGCCTGGATCAGGGCGAGTGACCCGGGCGTGAGCAGAGCAGCGCCGATGCCCTGTAGGGCGCGGGCGCCCACCAGGAGGAGGTCGTTGGGTGCGAGGCCGCAGAGCAGCGAGCCGATGGCGAACCAGATCGTGCCGAGGACGAAGATCTTCCGCCGCCCGTAGCGGTCGCCGAGCGCACCGCCGAGCAGGATCAGCCCGGCCAGGGTGAGCGTGTAGGCGTTGACGGTCCACTGGAGGACCGCCATGTCGGTGTCGAGGTCCTCCCCGATGCGGGGCAGTGCGACATTGACGACGGTCGAGTCCAGCAGCGCCATGCTGGACCCGAGCACGGTCGTGAGAATCACCCAACGGCCGGTGGCCGTGGCGAGCCGGATACCACCCGGGCTGTTGTCCACACCGGGATCATCCCAGCCGCCCCCGGCTCGGACGAGTCGGCGGAGGGCACGGATCTGGGCGCTCGCGATGGAACCTTCCGGGACATGCATCGGGCCCGGCACCCCGCGAAGGGGGTGCCGGGCCCGGCGGCGTACAGAGCGCTCTTACTTCAGCTTGGTGCCCGTGGAGCGCAAGGCCGCGCAGGCCTCGGAGACACGCTTGGCCATGCCGGCCTCGGCCGACTTGCCCCAGGTGCGCGGGTCGTAGGTCTTCTTGGAGCCGACCTCGCCGTCGACCTTCAGGACGCCGTCGTAGTTCTTGAACATGTGGTCCGCGACCGGGCGGGTGAAGGCGTACTGGGTGTCGGTGTCGAGGTTCATCTTCACGACGCCGTTCTCCAGCGCGGTGGCGATCTCCTCGGCCGTGGAGCCGGAGCCGCCGTGGAAGACGAAGTCGAACGGCGAGGTCTTGCCGTACTTCTCGCCGACGCCCTGCTGCAGGTCCTTCAGCAGCTCGGGGCGCAGGACGACGTTGCCCGGCTTGTAGACGCCGTGGACGTTGCCGAAGGAGGCAGCCAGGAGGTAGCGGCCCTTCTCGCCCAGGCCGAGCGCCTCGGCGGTGCGCAGCGCGTCGTCGACGGTGGTGTACAGCTCATCGTTGATCTCGTGTGTGACGCCGTCCTCCTCGCCGCCGGTCGGGGTGATCTCGACCTCGAGGATGATCTTGGCGGCGGCGGCCTGCGCCAGCAGCTCCTGGCCGATGGCCAGGTTGTCGGCGAGGGTCTCGGCCGAACCGTCCCACATGTGGGACTGGAACAGCGGGTTCTGACCGTTGGCGACGCGCTCGGCGGAGATGGCGAGCAGCGGGCGGACATAGCCGTCCAGCTTGTCTTTGGGGCAGTGGTCGGTGTGCAGCGCGACAGTGACGTCGTACTTGGCGGCGACAATGTGCGCGAACTCGGCGAGGGCGACCGCGCCGGTGACCATGTCCTTGTTGTACTGGCCGCCCAGGAACTCGGCACCGCCGGTGGAAATCTGGATGATGCCGTCGCTCTCGGCCTCCGCGAAGCCGCGCAGCGCAGCGTGCAGAGTCTGGGACGAGGTCACGTTGATCGCCGGGTAGGCGAACTTGCCGGCCTTCGCCCGGTCGAGCATCTCGTTGTAGACCTCGGGAGTCGCGATGGGCATGTGTCCGCTCCTTGTGATGTGCGGGTGTGTGGTGCTTGGCCCTGACCTGGGGGCGACGTCATCGTCGGCGCCTATCTTTCCAGACTCTCGGCGCGACTCCACCAGGCGTGCGCCATGGACGTGCGTGAGGGGTGTGGCGTTTCACGTGAAACACCACACCCCTCACCATCACCGCAGGTCAGAGCCCTCGATCAGGCGAGACCGAGCTCGTCGAGCGAGTACGCGTAGAGGTACGGGACCCCAGCCGTACCGCTGATCTTCTCGCCGGCGCCCGTCGCCCGGTCCACGATCGTGGCCACCGCGACGACCTCGCCGCCGGCCTCGCGTACGGCCTCGACGGCAGCCAGCGGGGAGCCGCCGGTGGTGGAGGTGTCCTCGACGACCAGGCAGCGCCGACCCTTGATGTCCGGGCCCTCGACCCGGCGCTGCATGCCGTGCGCCTTGGCCTCCTTCCGTACGACGAAGGCGTCGACCCGCTCTCCGCGGGCGGCGGAGGCGTGCAGGATCGCCGTCGCCACGGGGTCGGCGCCGAGCGTGAGGCCACCCACGCAGTCGTAGTCCAGCTCCGCGGTGAGGTCGGACATGACCTGACCGACGAGCGGGGCGGCCGCGCCGTCGAGCGTGATCCGGCGCAGATCCACGTAGTAGTCGGCCTCAAGACCCGAGGAGAGGGTCACCTTGCCGTGTACCACGGCCTTGTCCTTGATCTGCTGGAGCAGATCGGCGCGTACGTCAGTCATGCCCATGAGCTTAAAGGCGGCGCCAGCTCCAGGTCGTCGCGATCTCCAGGGGCTCGATCGGGGTGACGAGCTGAGGGTGGCTGTTGAGGCCGTTCGGGGGGCCGGACTGCGGTTCGACGCAGACGGCCGCCTCCTGCTCGTCGTAGATCACGACCCATTCGGCGCGGCTGGCGATCGTGAGCTCCAGCTGCCCGGGCCAGGTGAGGGTGACCGAGACGCCGTCGGGCATGCCGAAGCAGTCGTCCCAGGGGCCAGGGAGGGGCGGGATACGCCGGCCGGTCGGCAGGTGGCCGTCGCCGCGCTCCTCCTGCCATTCGGCGGTGAAGTCGATGCGCACGTCCTCGCCGGGTGCGCCCTCGCCGCCGAGGTTGCGCAGGAACCAGGGGTGCCAGCCGGCCTGGGCCGGGAAGGACGTCTCGTACGTCTCGACGCCCATGGCGAGCGTCAGCGAGTCCTCTGCCAGCTCGAAGGTCTGGGTGACCCGCCCGGTGTACGGCCAGGGCTCGGCGAGGTCGTATGTGAAGGCCGCCTCGCTCTTGGCCGTACGGGCGGTGCGCCAGGCGGTGTCGCGGCCGGTGCCGTGGATGGCGTGCGGCGGAGAGTTGAGCGGGAGTTGATGCGGTACGTCGCCGTTGCGGAACCGGCCGTTGGCGACGCGGCCGCACCAGGGGACCATCGGGAAGGAGCCGTACCGCTCCCCCTGGCGCAGCACCTCGGTGCCGCCGATGGTCAGGCTCGCGACGCGGCAGCCGTTTCGCGGGTGCACGGTCAACTCGGCGTCTCCGGCTGCCAGCCGGATGCTCTCTTCGCTGCTACTCACACCACGACACTACTTGCGACGGCGCAGCACGCGTCCGACGACCACGGCGGAGGCGATCGCGAGGGCGGCGGCGGGCGCGACCCACCGCAGAGTGGCACCGGCACTGCCGGCATCGGGCGGGGGCGTGGGCGCGTAACGCCCGCGCGGCGGCGCGTGATCGACCTCCTCGGCGCTCCGCCCGATCATGGTCCGTCGTGCATGAGCGGCCTCGGCGGGGGGCTCGTCGGGGATGACGGGGATCTCGTGCAGTTCTTCCGCCTCCGCTGCGTCGGGGCCGTCAACTGCGCCGAACGGCTCCTCGGCGACGGGGTCGAGGGAGGGCGGCGGCACGGGAGCGTCAAACACGGACGCGTTCGCCTCGTCGTCGACGTCGGCGTCGGCCGGGGTGGCGTCGTCAGCCGCGGTGGCGTCGGCGTCGGGCGCGGTGGCGTCGGCGTCGGGCGCGGTGGCGTCGGCCGTGGCGGACGGGCTCGCATCGTGGGCGTCGCTCGCGGGCTGCGGCACACTCGCAGCCGCCGGCGTGGCCCCCGCCGCATCACCCAACCGGTCCGCGAAGCGGTCCAGCAGGCGGTGGGCCGCCGCGGTCGTCTGCGCGGGATCCAACTCCGCCAGGCGGCCCTCCGCGCGGGACGCTGCCGTGAACGTGAGCGCCGTGCCGCCCTCCGTCGGTTGCGGTCGGATCGTCAGGGTCACCTTTGCCGAGCCCGTGCCGCGTGCCTCCACGCCCTCACCCTCGACCGCGAAGACCTCGCCCTGCTCCACGATGCGCAGCGTGCCGCGGTAGGTGATCGTGTGACCGCCGATGCGGACCTTCAGGCGGCCGGAGAGCGGGCCTGCCGACTCGTCCGCGTCCTGTTGGAGCCCCGGCACGCATCGGGCGACCCGGGCAGGGTCCCTCAGTGCCTTGCGGACGGTCTCTGGCGTAACCGGAACGAACACCTCATGCTCCATGGGAGTCGAGCCTACTCAGACACGACCGCCACGTCAGCGTTTCAGTCTGTGTACGGCTCAGCCCGTGTACGACTCAGTCCAAGGACGGCTCAGTCCATGTACCGCGGGTGCACCAGCGTCGACGGCGGCAGCGCCGACAGCCTCGTACGCTCCGCGCCCCGCGCCCCCGCGGCGAGCGCGGACGGGCCCAGCGTCCGCAGCCGCGGCGCTTCGGGGTCGAGGCCGAGCCCCGGCGCCCACCCCGCCCCGGCGAGCAGGAAGCCCCAGTCGTGCGGCGCGGACGCCGTGCCGGTCGAGCGGTCCGGGCCCGCCGTGAAGCCGGAGAGCCGTCCGGTGGCGCAGTACGGACGTGTCCCGAAACCCGCGCCCCGCAGCGTCGCGTCGACCGTCCAGAACGTATGCGGACGGGAGCCTGCCGGCCCCGCGTGCACCACGAGCCGCCCGCCGTCCGTGAGGACTCGCGCGGTGAGTCCGTAGAACTCCTGGGAGTAGAGCTTGGTGCTCGGCGTGATGCCCGGATCGGGCAGGTCCGAGATCACCACGTCGTACGCCCCCCTTGGCTCCCGCAGCCAGGAGAACGTGTCCGCGGCGACGACCCGCACCCGCGGATCCCGGTACGCGTACTCGTTCAGGACGGCCAGCGCCGGATCGGTACGCGCGAGCCGGACGACGCCCGGGTCGAGCTCGACGACGGTCACCGACTCGACGCCCGGGTAGCGCAGCACCTCGCGCGCCGCCAGCCCGTCGCCCCCGCCCAGGATCAGCACCTGCGCATGCGGCCCCCGCATCGCCGGGTGCACCAGCGCCTCGTGGTAGCGGTACTCGTCGCGCCCGCTGACCCGCAGCCGCCCTCCAATGAAGAGGTCCAGCGGCCCCGACGGGTCGCCGGTGAGCACGACTTCCTGCAGCTCGGTGTGGACGGCGACCCGCACCTCGTCGCCGTAGACCGCCCGCCGCGCCGCCCGCTCGAAGTCGTCGACCAGGACGGTCGCGGTCGCCAGCAGCGCAAGCACCGTCACATTGGCGACGAGCAGCCAGGCGCGCCAACGCACCGTCAGATCCCGCCGGAACAGCCACAGCACGAGCGCGCCCCCCGCCACCGCGTTGACGCCGCCCGTCAACAGCGCGCCCGTGAGCTGCCCGAACCATGGCAGCAGCAGAAACGGAAACGCGAGCCCGCCGACGAGCGCACCCACATAGTCCGCGGCGAAGAGATCGGCGACCGTGCCCTCCGCGTCACGCCGCGAGATGCGCTGGATCAGGGACATCAGCAGCGGGATCTCCGCGCCGATCAGCACCCCGATGGCGAGGGAGAAACACACCAGCACGCCGCGGGACTCGCCGATCCAGGCGAACGCGGCGTACAGCACCATCGCCGAGCAGCCGCCGACCAGCGCGAGCACCGCCTCCAGCAGGCCGAAGCCGACCGCGGGCCGGCAGCGCAGCCTCTTGGCGAGGAGCGAGCCGATGCCCATGGCGAAGACCATCACCGACAGCACGACGGAGGCCTGGGTGACGGAGTCGCCGATCAAGTACGAAGCGAGGGCGACCAGTTCGAGCTCGTACACCAATCCACACGCGGCGCAGACGAAGACAGCCGTCAACACGAGATACCGGCCGGCGTCGGGGCACACGGGCAGCCGAACCGCTTGCGGGGGCGGTGAGGTCGACAGCCGATCGATCATGTTTGTAACGCTACGTCAGGGGTAGTGCGCCGCCTGTCACCCACAAGGGTGCTACTGGAGCGCGGGAGGCATAACTACAGCGTTGCAGGCATACGGGCGCCGACCCGCGTACGGGTGACGACTAGGCGGCCCTCCTGCGGATACGCATGCCATGTGCGCCACCGCACCTGCCCCTCGCGCCGCTGCGCCAGCATGGCCGTAAAGGCGTGCGGCGAGCCGGGAAACGTGCCGGCGAGACCCTGGGGGTGGTCGGCGACCAGCGCGAGCAACTCCTGCGCACGCCCCGCGAAGGAGCCCTTCGAGAGCGTCTCGACGCGGGCCGCGAACTCGTACTCCCACGCACCGAGCCGCTTGGCCACGCCGAGCGGCAGAGGCGTGCTGCTGCCGGGCATGCAGGCAACGGTCTCGGAGCAGCTGCCCTGCTCCTCCTCCAGCAGCACCTGGTGGGACGCGCCCAACAGTCTCAACTGCAGCTTTGCTCCGGACAGTTCGAGGTCGAGGACGGCCAGGGCAGGCAGCGGCTCCCGTCCCAACGCCCAGGCGAGGTCGTCGGCACGGGTGTCGGTGTAGGCCGTATGGAGGGTCGTGAGCATGGGTCGGCTCCGCAAACACGCTTTGGCGGGTGAAGGACACGTGGACCGGGGGCGCCCCTGAGAGGGAGTTGAAGAAGATCCGGGGACCGCCTGCTCGGGTCCACATCAGGTCCGAGGGCTGGATGGTTCCAACAGGTTCCGACAGCGAGGGAATCATGAACTACGCGGCGCCCACAGCGTTTTTACCCAACTTGAAGGGGTTTCCATCCCCCCGGGGGCCTCACGGTTCAACTGTTCAACTAAAAAGTGTCAGGGAGGTCACTGGGGCGGTCAACAAGAAGGCACCCGGCGGGAGTTCACCCGCCGGGTGCCTTCAGTGGCCGCGGACCAGCTGCCCCGTGTCAGCTGCCTCCGCCGCCGCATCCGCCCCCGCCGCCCCCGCAGGACGAGCTGCTGCCGCCGCACGATGAGCCCCCGCCGTCGCTGCCGGCCCACCAACTGCCGCCACCGCCACCACCCGCGGTCCCGCGCCGACGGCCCTTGCGGCCCTTACCGCTCTTCGAGCCGGCCATCTTGATGATCAAGACGAGCGCGATCCCGACGATCAGAATCCCGAAGAAAGCTGCCACTGCCCCCACCGTCCTTTCGTTCCCCCGAAGTCTTGCGTGTGAGGGGGATGCCCCCGGCCCCGCGGGCCGAAAGCAGACTTGAGCAACTCCAGAGCTTCGGCACAGACGGCGACCATGACGGCCAGGGCTTCCAGCGGTACGGCCTGGCGCACGACCCCGACCCGAGGTACTGGTCACGGCGGGCGCGGGCTCCCGTCGGATCAGGGCAGCGACAGCTCCGCCCAGATCACCTTCCCCTGGGGGGTGTACCGGGTGCCCCAGCGTTCGGCCATCTGCGCGACGAGGAACAGACCGCGGCCCCCTTCATCCATCGTGGCCGCGTACCGCAGATGGGGCGAGGTGCTGCTGCCGTCGGCCACCTCGCAGGTCAGGGTGCGGTCGCGCAGCAGTCGCATCGTGATCGGTTCGGAGCCGTAGCGGAGAGCGTTGGTGATCAGCTCGCTGAGCACCAGCTCCATGGCGAACGCGAGCTCGGACAGACCCCAGTCGTCCAGCTTCTCGGCCACGGCGGCGCGCATCCCTGCCACGGCGGCGGGGTCGAACGGCACGTCCCAGCAAGCGACGTTGTTGGGCGGGATCGCCCGTGTGCGGGCGATGAGCAGCGCCACGTCGTCCTTCGGCCGACCGGGCAGCAGCTCGTCGAGCACCGCCTGACAGCTCTCTTCCGGCGGCCGGTCCGGATGGGACGCCAGGGCCTGACGCAGCAGCTCCATCCCCACGTCGATGTCCCGGGTGCGGTCCTCGATGAGCCCGTCGGTGTAAAGGACGAGTTGCGTGCCCTCCACCAGTTCCAGTTCGGCGGTCTCGAACGGCATACCGCCCAGGCCCAGGGGCGGCCCGGCCGGCAGATCGGGGAACGACACACTGCCGTCAAGGTGGACCAGCGCCGGCACGGGGTGCCCGGCCCGCGCCATCGCGCAGTGGCGGGAGACCGGGTCGTAGATCGCGTAGAGGCAGGTGGCGCCCGTGACCCCCGCGCCGGCCGCCGCCCCGTCCTCCTCCTGGTCGATGCGCCCGACCAGGTCGTCGAGGTGGTTGAGGATTTCGTCGGGCGGCAGATCGAGCGTGGAGAAGTTGTGCACCGCCGTGCGCAGCCGTCCCATCGTGGCGGCCGCGTGCAGGCCGTGGCCGACGACATCCCCGACGACCAGCGCCACGCGGCTGCCCGGAAGCGGGATCACATCGAACCAGTCGCCGCTCACCCCGGACAGCGCGGGCAGGTACCGGTGGGCGACATCGAGGGCGCTCTGCTCGGGCAGGGCCCGCGGCAGCAGGCTGCGCTGCAGAGCCACGGCCAGGGTGTGCTCACGGGTGTAGCGGCGGGCGTTGTCGATGCTGACCGCCGCCCGGGCGACCAGTTCTTCGGCCAGGGACAGGTCGTCCTCCTCGAACGGCTGGGGCTTCTCCGAGCGCCAGAAGTTGGCCACGCCCAGGATGACGCCCCGCGCCTGGAGGGGCACGGTGATGAGCGAATGGATGCCGTAGTCGACGATCATCCGTGTCCGCTCCGGGTCCTGGGCATGCCAGCCGGGCGCGGCGGACAGGTCGGGCACCAGCTCCGACCGGCCGCTGCCGAAACCCCGTGCCTGCGGTGTGGAGGGGAGGAAGTCGATCAGGCGGTCGAGCTCATAGAGGGGATGGTCGTCCCGGATGCCGTGGACGGCGGTGCGGCGCATGTCCGTACCCGTGCCGGCCGGCTCCTCCCCCCGCAGGACCGGGTCGGCCAGATCGACGGTGACGAAGTCGGCGAATCGGGGGACCGCGACCTTCGCCAGTTCCTCGGCCGTACGCACCACATCGAGGGTGGTGCCGATGCCCAGACCGGCGTCGTACAGCAGTTTCAGCCGCTCGCGCGCCATGTCCGCCTTGCCGGACAGCGTCCGCAGCTCCGTGGAGTCACGCAAGGTCGCGACCGTCCCCCTTGGGGCCACCGTGACGATCCGTGGGCCGCTGGTTCACCGCAAGCAACCGCTCCCCGGCCAGGTGCACCTCGTCCGTGGCCACGCGACCCGACGTCAGCAGCTCCACCGTGGAGGGATCAAGGCTGGGCAGTTCCGAGATGTGCCGCCCCTCGGCATCGGGCGGCAGATCCAGAAGCCGCCTGGCCTCGTCGTTCGCCAGCAGCAGCTGACCGTCGTTGCCGACGATGAGAACACCCTCGCGGACGGCATGCAGCACGGCGTCGTGATGCTCGTACATGCGGGTCATCTCGGCCGGGCCCAGACGGTGGGTCTGCCGCCGCAGCCGCCTGGCCACCAGCGCCGTCCCTCCCGTGGCCAGGGCGAGCGCGGCGGCTCCGGCGCCGAAGATGATCGGCAGTTGTCGGTCCACCACGCTGGTCACGTTCTTGACCTTCAAGCCGGCGGACACCAGGGCGACGACTTTGCGTTTTTCATCGTAGATGGGGACGGTCGCCTGGACCTCGTGGCCGAGCGGGCCGTAGACGCTCTCTGTGTACACGCGGCCGGCCAGCGAGGGCTCGATGGTGCCGACGAACCTCTTACCGATCCGGTCCGGCTGGGGATGCGTGTAGCGGATCCCCTTCGTGTCCATCACCACGATGAAGTCGACGCCGGCCGCCCTCCGCGCCTTCTCGGTGAGTGGCTGGAGCACCTTGGAGGGGTCAGGGGTCCTCAGCGCGGCCAGGACGCCCGGAGAGTGCGCGAACGTTTCCGCGACGGCAACTGAACGGTGCTTCGCCTCTGTGTTGGTGTCGTGCCGGGACTGCAGCACAAGCGCCAGCATCGCGGCTGCCACGAGCAGCACCACCACAGCCACCTGTAGAGCGAAGACCTGCCCGGCGACGCTCCGGGGATGCTTGTCGGTCAGTGACCGAACCGGTGCGCTCCGGGATCGGTCAGAGCGTTTGACCACATTGACCTTTCTAACACCGCAAGGTGCTCCTCGGCCAAAGATTGCTGACCTGCGGACGGGGCGGGGGCCGACTCTTCACGGGGGGCGGGGGCATTCGTTTACGCGGTCAACGAGTTTGTCACCGACCGCCTTGGTGGACTCCTTAGTGTGCTCGCGCGCGCAGCCTTTGCAGGCACGGCTCGGACCGGCACGGCTCGGACCGGCACCGATCAGCGCGCGTTGATCAGCTGGTCCACCGCCGTGCGGATCGAATCCTCGCGCTTGCAGAACGAGAAACGGGCCAGCCAGGCCGGAGCATTCGCGCTGAGGTAGAACGCCGATGTCGGGATGGCCACCACACCGGCGCGCGCCGGCAAGTCCCGGCAGAACTGCACGCCGTCCGAAAAGCCCCACGGCCGCACATCCGCCTGCACGAAGTAGCCGGCATCGGCACGGAAGGGCCGCAGTCCAGCCTCCGCCAGGCCGTCGCTCAAGAGGTCCCGATTCCGGCGCAGAGTGTCCCGCAGACCCGCCGCCCACTCTTCCACCGAGCCGAGCGCATGCGCCAGCGCTTCCTGATACGGAGTACCCGAGGCGTAAGTCAGGAACTGCTTGGCGGCGCCCACCGCTGCGACAAGCGGCGCGGGCCCACAGACCCAGCCGACCTTCCAGCCCGTTGTGTTGAAGGTCTTGCCCGCCGAGGAGATGACCACCGTCCGTTCCCGCATCTCCGGCAGGGCCGCGATGGGGAGATGGCGCGCACCGTCGTTGTAGACGAGGTGTTCGTAGACCTCATCCGTGATCACCGTCAGCGAGTGCTCACGGCACACATCCGCGATGGCTTCCAACTCCTCGGCCTTGAAGACCATGCCCGTGGGGTTGTGCGGAGTGTTCAGGATCAGCACCCGGGTGCGCGGGGAAACGGCCGCCCGCAGGGCGTCGGCGTCGAGGGCGAATGCGGCGCCGTCGAGGACGAGGGGGACGGCGACCAACCGTGCCCCGGCAAGCCGGGCATCCGCCGCGTACGCGTCGTAGCAGGGGTCGAAGGCGATGACCTCGTCACCGGGGTTGCAGAGCGCCAGGAGGGCCGCAGCGAGTGCTTCGGTGGCGCCCGTGGTGACCAGCACCTCGCCCTGAGGCCGGTATTCGAGGCCGTACCGGCGCAGCTGATGAGCGGCGACAGCCTCGCGCAGCGCCGGGAACCCATGAGCGGGCGGGTACTGGTTGCTGCCCGCGAGCACCGCATCCGATACGCCCTTGAGAAGCACGGGCGGACTGGCCAGCTCCGGCACCCCTTGCCCGAGGTTCACGGACCCGGTGCTCCGCGCCAGCTCCGTCATCTCCGTGAAGATCGACGTGCCCATGCCCTGCACCCGAGCCGCAGGGCTCCAGCCTGCCGAGCCCACTACGCCGCGCGCCTCAGCCGTCCCCACCATGTTCATGCGATCCCGCTTTCCCGAGTCCACCAACCAGGAGATTCGGCCCTCACGATAGGCACCACGCGGAACACCGGCC
It includes:
- a CDS encoding MFS transporter; translated protein: MDNSPGGIRLATATGRWVILTTVLGSSMALLDSTVVNVALPRIGEDLDTDMAVLQWTVNAYTLTLAGLILLGGALGDRYGRRKIFVLGTIWFAIGSLLCGLAPNDLLLVGARALQGIGAALLTPGSLALIQASFHPDDRARAVGLWSGLGGVGAAVGPFLGGWLVDGPGWRWIFFINVPLAALCVPVALKHVPESRDPEHHGRFDVLGAVLGATSLALVTYGLIAPQVWAGVAGVVFGAAFVVVERRRPDPMLPPSIFRSRQFTAVNLVTLCVYAAFAGFFFLVALQLQVVSGYSALGAGTALLPTTVLMLLLSAKSGELGERIGPRIPLTVGPLLCAGGMLLMLRVGENASYVSDVLPALLVMGLGMVTLVAPLTATVLASVETGRAGLASGINNAAARVAGLLAVAALPLLAGMGPEAYRSAEEFGETFRRAMPMCAGVLVVGSLIAWSTVRRGVRGAVGPRPECRVNCGVVAPPLEQAPAREH
- the fbaA gene encoding class II fructose-bisphosphate aldolase, which translates into the protein MPIATPEVYNEMLDRAKAGKFAYPAINVTSSQTLHAALRGFAEAESDGIIQISTGGAEFLGGQYNKDMVTGAVALAEFAHIVAAKYDVTVALHTDHCPKDKLDGYVRPLLAISAERVANGQNPLFQSHMWDGSAETLADNLAIGQELLAQAAAAKIILEVEITPTGGEEDGVTHEINDELYTTVDDALRTAEALGLGEKGRYLLAASFGNVHGVYKPGNVVLRPELLKDLQQGVGEKYGKTSPFDFVFHGGSGSTAEEIATALENGVVKMNLDTDTQYAFTRPVADHMFKNYDGVLKVDGEVGSKKTYDPRTWGKSAEAGMAKRVSEACAALRSTGTKLK
- the pyrE gene encoding orotate phosphoribosyltransferase produces the protein MTDVRADLLQQIKDKAVVHGKVTLSSGLEADYYVDLRRITLDGAAAPLVGQVMSDLTAELDYDCVGGLTLGADPVATAILHASAARGERVDAFVVRKEAKAHGMQRRVEGPDIKGRRCLVVEDTSTTGGSPLAAVEAVREAGGEVVAVATIVDRATGAGEKISGTAGVPYLYAYSLDELGLA
- a CDS encoding aldose 1-epimerase, whose protein sequence is MSSSEESIRLAAGDAELTVHPRNGCRVASLTIGGTEVLRQGERYGSFPMVPWCGRVANGRFRNGDVPHQLPLNSPPHAIHGTGRDTAWRTARTAKSEAAFTYDLAEPWPYTGRVTQTFELAEDSLTLAMGVETYETSFPAQAGWHPWFLRNLGGEGAPGEDVRIDFTAEWQEERGDGHLPTGRRIPPLPGPWDDCFGMPDGVSVTLTWPGQLELTIASRAEWVVIYDEQEAAVCVEPQSGPPNGLNSHPQLVTPIEPLEIATTWSWRRL
- a CDS encoding SRPBCC domain-containing protein encodes the protein MEHEVFVPVTPETVRKALRDPARVARCVPGLQQDADESAGPLSGRLKVRIGGHTITYRGTLRIVEQGEVFAVEGEGVEARGTGSAKVTLTIRPQPTEGGTALTFTAASRAEGRLAELDPAQTTAAAHRLLDRFADRLGDAAGATPAAASVPQPASDAHDASPSATADATAPDADATAPDADATAADDATPADADVDDEANASVFDAPVPPPSLDPVAEEPFGAVDGPDAAEAEELHEIPVIPDEPPAEAAHARRTMIGRSAEEVDHAPPRGRYAPTPPPDAGSAGATLRWVAPAAALAIASAVVVGRVLRRRK
- a CDS encoding polyamine aminopropyltransferase, whose amino-acid sequence is MIDRLSTSPPPQAVRLPVCPDAGRYLVLTAVFVCAACGLVYELELVALASYLIGDSVTQASVVLSVMVFAMGIGSLLAKRLRCRPAVGFGLLEAVLALVGGCSAMVLYAAFAWIGESRGVLVCFSLAIGVLIGAEIPLLMSLIQRISRRDAEGTVADLFAADYVGALVGGLAFPFLLLPWFGQLTGALLTGGVNAVAGGALVLWLFRRDLTVRWRAWLLVANVTVLALLATATVLVDDFERAARRAVYGDEVRVAVHTELQEVVLTGDPSGPLDLFIGGRLRVSGRDEYRYHEALVHPAMRGPHAQVLILGGGDGLAAREVLRYPGVESVTVVELDPGVVRLARTDPALAVLNEYAYRDPRVRVVAADTFSWLREPRGAYDVVISDLPDPGITPSTKLYSQEFYGLTARVLTDGGRLVVHAGPAGSRPHTFWTVDATLRGAGFGTRPYCATGRLSGFTAGPDRSTGTASAPHDWGFLLAGAGWAPGLGLDPEAPRLRTLGPSALAAGARGAERTRLSALPPSTLVHPRYMD
- a CDS encoding DUF2617 family protein, with translation MLTTLHTAYTDTRADDLAWALGREPLPALAVLDLELSGAKLQLRLLGASHQVLLEEEQGSCSETVACMPGSSTPLPLGVAKRLGAWEYEFAARVETLSKGSFAGRAQELLALVADHPQGLAGTFPGSPHAFTAMLAQRREGQVRWRTWHAYPQEGRLVVTRTRVGARMPATL